The Silene latifolia isolate original U9 population chromosome X, ASM4854445v1, whole genome shotgun sequence genome contains the following window.
GTGGAGTGCTGCCTTCTATCATCAGCTCTAACCAGAGTGCCTTTATAAAGGGTCGTGATATTGTAGAAAACATTCTGGTTTGCCAAGATTTGGTTAAGCTCTATGGTAGGAAAGCTTGCTCCCCCAGACTTATGATGAAGGTTGATTtgcaaaaggcatatgatagCATTGAATGGAGTTTTATTAAGGAAATGCTAGAGGCTTTAAACTTTCCAGGGTGCTTTGTTGATCTTATTATAGAGTGTGTTACTACTCCCTCCTTTTCTTTGGCCCTGAATGGAGAGTGTTTTGGCTTCTTTAAGGCTCAGAGAGGGATAAGACAAGGTGATCCTCTCTCACCCCTACTGTTCACTATATGTATGGAGTATCTGAGTAGGGTGCTACAGGTGGTTCAAGAGTATGAGGGCTTCAGATTTCATCCACTCTGTAGGAAGCTGAAGTTAACTCATCTGTGCTTTGCAGATGATTTACTTCTCTTCTGCAGAGGAGATAAGGCTTCTGTGGCTGTTTTGTTGAGAGCTTTTGAGACGTTCTGTTGTGCATCTGGTTTAAAGATGAATTGTAGCAAGTCTTGCATATATGGGAATGGGATTTCTAATGAGGAATTTCAGGAGATTTCACAGCTTGCTGGAATACCTAAAGGGAAACTTCCTCTTAGGTATTTAGGGGTTCCAATCATTGCTAAAAGACTGACTGCTAGTGATTGTTCTAAACTAGTGGAACGAGTGATGGAAAGAATCAGGGCCATTGGAGTAAGGATACTTTCTTACGCAGGAAGGCTTGTATTAATCAAGTCTGTACCCAGTAATCTGCACTGCTACTGGGCAGGCATATTTATACTTCCTGTGAGCATTTTCAACAAGGTTGAAGCCTTGTGCAGAAGCTTCCTTTGGCAAGGCAAGGAAATCTCAAATGGGCCTGCCCTGCTTGCGTGGGATAATTGATGTAAACCCAAGAAGGAAGGGGGACTAGGCCTCATTGACCTCAGAAGATGGAACACAGCCGCACTTGGTAAATACGTCTGGTGGATAGCCCAAAAAGAGGACCATTTATGGGTTAAATGGGTCCATAATATTTATATGAAAGATTTGAACTGGGTTGACTATCAGCCTAAAACTGGTGCTAGTTGGTCGTGGAGGAAGGTTTGTGGAGTAAAAGAGAAATTGAAGGCAGGCTATAGTAATGACTGGTGGCTGCAACAGGGGCATCATTATACTATAAGTTCTGGGTATAACTGGTTGGGGACTTCTAACAGCAGGGTTGTTTGGACTCCGTTTGTTTGGAATAGCTTGAGCCTACCTAAGCAGTGCATGATTGGATGGATTGTGGCTCATGGAAGATAACTCACTAGGGATAGATTATCTCAGATGGGCATTTGTGGGGATACTGTCTGCTGTATATGTGGAGTTCAAAATGAAAGCCATACTCATATTTTCTTTGAGTGTGCTTACAGCCAAGCCTGCTTGGCTTTACTTAATGGAGTGTTTCAGACGGCCATTCCTCCTCACAATGTCATTCATTGGTGGTTAAAGCTTAGATTGAAGAACTTGCTAAGGAAAAAAATTATAGCTGCTGGTATTCAATCACTGATTTACAATATTTGGGAGATGAGAAACAAGAGTAGAGTAGATGGAGTGCTGCTGCGGCCGGAGAGGTTAATTGAGAAGATATTGATGGACCTTAAATTGCGACTGCAAGTAGTACATGCTGCTGGGAAGATTACTGATAGCTATAAAGCCTGGATATGATTGAGTTATGTTTTTATTCAGTTGATTAAGCTTTGTAGACGGGTATGTAAAATGAATGATGTAATTGGGTGATTCATTTTGGTATTAATAttacttacattttaccaaaaaaaaaaaaaaaaaaaaaacaggtttttgattcttgactaaacacatctacttacaatggattgtttttcatatacttaattgaattaagtaccttgaagcaataaattactttggtaattagatttgtcagaattcgtaattgaccaaaataacgcaaccacttcaatgaaagttttaagactaaaacgattgaattgaagcgtagtcttcataagattcaactttgcttctctaagtaaagattctttgaaatgagtgggagcattctcttaaaccgttaagaaaaggacgaggttcaggaAGTAAAGATTAGAatagaattgatacaaggttatgataaaagtaaagttattgagaatgacgatactaaacctatcaatcccaaccaataaagtttccattgtcttaaatgttggacactagaaaggaaactactccaagttgttaaagaataagcaagttagttgtgggacatctaataagacttagttctttatttatttgattgacataaattttgctagtaccatttcgtcaatattagaaaccgatggtggttttcatcattgtatgcaatacatagaatgattagaatatgacgactagcaacaataatgttgagagatagagtcattgtgtactaaatctattttctgggtttagagttgtacttaattgtgactattaagtgaataaactctaaataaaaatatgaacttgttaagatacaaaaagaggtttcacttttgtaaTCCTAttcaccatgatttgatgtatggctaacccattatcaaggtgattatattctaaaccaaaataggatgacatatcatgtagatgatgcaagactcaaattggttacccaagattaaaccttagtttctggaatgatgaacgcaaagagttatcgagtactcttgaaaccattagattgttaatggtatatgtgtatcttgtattcaaagcaagatgtctcgtgccttttggttgaaaaggagatcgaggttgtaaatcattgatccaaaatagggtGATcatttttaccaacgatttaagttgacactaatatgttcgcttaataaggtaaatagagaaatatttgaagaagttcaaagagttcaaggaatcacgatttagtcgtgatgggattatcaaagtcaagactttgatataagccaaatgaaatatgatataatatcacatgtaaatctctcttagcatacattatgggataatgtgtggttggataaagaattcaaactccattcgatatggtttgaacttcaatcaagttactttgagttacttgatccttttggggattttatcattttgtctaagttatttttccactaaatctaaacgaatcatatgagatatgaaatggtggAATACCATATTTGTacgttttcacaagaaacaaatgctcattgtTCCCTTTCAATtgtcacgagtacgacgggtttgcggctcgtgaaactgtctttctaaaatacaagtttatttctagaagacagagtgggagaaaattattcaagagccacaaagaatgccacagagaatgttatgtcgcatgAAActtgtctttcttggctacatgagacgttttgtgtaagacgttgtttcttcaaaacctggGAGGTTAAACTCATCATTTATTGAGGATggtgaattagtgttacttttaagaatgTAAAAAGCTTACAACTTAAAAATaatttgtttgattcaagttaattacttctagaaagtaatgaacatatgacttacatgagagtgtttaagtcacaactcaatacaaggcttaagagccatgaaaatccaaaatcaATTCCGAGTGAAATTGTTGGATAtctaagagagatatcaaagcttgattggttgcaaagggttttgcactaattgaaatgcttaagtctatttggatcttcttagggattatatttcattatgagatatatagcgagtgaatctaaaacccacttcttcaattagaaggaatgtattcaatacatgtcttgagttttgtagattcttgcaatcctaagataatgtgcaacttaagagatggtcttaagtaggacatcaatgagttagaatcaatgttttgatcatgttataaaacttttctcgatatgtcgagaagttgtgtttatacatggagtttagtgggagttacggaaatgttaattagtcttatatgtgaatgacatattgatcattgggaatgatctaagacttttggagtaatataatacatctttaatatctagatttatgtagataaatccacatgataatagcgtcaataagaagtcttatgttgataagattcatgactagttcaattaaattgaacatatttgattgattccatttgcttccgctgtcggatcaattaaataagtaatgatgtataatacttcatatactttgagtatgatgaattgtttcaaaatcgaatttaagtaataattaccaagtagccatattgattacccttaagtgcttgcagaagcattaaggaagtaaagcaaagtgtttatgatgcaattttgtgtaaggctgttacacaagtgacaattgacaattgagattgcgcatggtttccgacaaaaccataatcaacacacgttaggatggttaagataccgttgtggctatgttatttaagaaatagattttctagaatcattctCGGCAATAAAGagcaatgagagatatttataacggaaattgagtacacttgcaaattatgagatgtgcaagaggatgagtcccgcacaatgtgaaaacagtgggagctattcttaggctagaggacctatgtcttgattggatctcgacacatactcagaaagttttgtgatgcaaatgtatacattataaaggaaaacgggtatgtagtaaggttgagtaaggtacaagaagttgataaaacctactaaccaaagccttctcataggctaaacatgatgagtcatgtcatttcaattgaattgaaatgaacaactacatacaagatcaaattagattatagaacatgaaatagtaatcaggcattgactatttatatgtgataatcgcatttgtcgttcgagtttttactttaaaaactccttttatactttgttacatccaaacgggttgtagagacaacattgaaccccgttaaagtgaacacggattagcattgtattcgcccatagtcacttgtatgaggtgacgtctcgaagtgactagagtgtgatgcgattgatggcaagttcaagtgccatagagtcatgtgagatgactagtcgatcacataggcagactgttaggaacactttatcgggcagtgaccgcttatagagttctgggaaatttatatagcctggtcgtggcgagagctactatagtattctaatgagtcgattctattgactaaagactgttcgcctaagatagcacagtttcagattaactttgatttgtgttactacgaccttcgtaaatggggtcaaatgggcatattttgggttatgatggttgtggctagtcgaagggaataagtgcgataggaattgtccacccctttgtcagggttaaaacaatatctcagggccactcgaggagtaatgaactggaaatgcgtggccacgctcggatggtatctatggtagataactccggtcaatcagttattctccagatcgaggaaaccactctcgatatgatcacttgcaagtaagacccgaaagacaccttgcattgagtgggagatagtaataggacaagagaattggtgacgcacacttgtcgaggacaagtgggagattgttggaatatatgtcctccgacaataatgcgatcacaattgtcgatcatattgatcacatatttaaatctcattacaagaatacgaaagggatgatacattacatatatagtcaactggtccacacatatcagtaatgattggctggctagagtttgacattcatatcgtgcgacggtggtgatcagttgatcccttgaggtcacacctaaaggacgatttccttaattgaaaaggttaattaattgtatgccgatacagattaattaattccttaaaattgaacaaattattatcataagagagaaaatgacatcttattataatgtgattaaatgagattttatttagtaatttaagaagttatatttctaaaattaatcggtgtttgcgaaacacgcgagatgagaatgataagttagttataattacaagatgttgtaaattatactaactagtaattaaatgaccattttatgagaaagtaatttcaaattactagtcaatttgttaaatatgatttattcaatttgtaaatgatatttaatttgttaaatatgcattttaaattaaaacatgacataagacatgtcacatgtcatatgacatacaattgtacaattgacaaaaataaaatggactccatattactacatcaaaaccgaaatattggtgggcttgtgagaaattttgtcttattcatttgtcttattcatttgtctttgacacttgatagtgacttgacaatgaaaaagccttacaccaatttgtcttgtgaagacaaaaagaaaaaggaatATGGTCCATATACACATACACCAACCGGTTTTGGTGAGGGTGTGAGAGTATTTTTCCTTATTtttatcattctctcatgtttaagaaaaacataaaaacttctctctcttgttcatcataaaatcaagtttgatgaatctaatttgtatgaatcaataactaataatactagtagtagtatatgagtattagtaatcaattttaaggtaaaccacattacaaatatctagtacatattagtttttgggattgagggatagttttgggtgctactaattggagggcttctattttgaagtcatgaatgttcatccaatattggaaagctcaagaactaacaagaaagagatcttgttggtgcccatttgaccgaaatttagatggtgagaaattgattttcttatcttttcttatttagtttgcatgcataagatttgtaattaattttatgactaaattaatttagaacatatatgattatgttaagtaatgagatatagatttctaacagatgGTATGATCCACATCGTCAATGGGGGATTGATTACAAAGCTTGCAAAATTCTTCAACCCCAACTTCAACAAAAAACAATGCCTATACACCACTTCCGGGCAACACAAAGATTAATGAAATGTTGATTCTACGACAACACCATTGGATGGCCCTTGAAGGGTATGAGAAAAGGATTATGTGGATAACCAAAGGGAGCACCCCCATCTACCTTCCAATGGAAGGCTTAACAAGGATTTCACCGCGGAGGGGTCCTCTCTCTCCAATACCATCTTATCTCATCCCAACTCAAGCAAATAAAGCAAATTAAGCCCCAACCCCAACACAACCTCAACAACATGAACCCCAAGCAAATGACAAAGAAAAATTTGTTATCCCGCCTTACCCATTCCCATatcaaccatataaccatccaaaccccTTCATTCTCCCATGAGATGACTTTTTCACGGGCCTACTTCAAGACATGCGTCAAAAGCAATATGAAGCTCGGGTTGACAATTACTTTGCTCTTTACCCGCAATTCCACCGATTGGCCCACAAAGGGCAcataagtgaagaggaaatgcttccctcttgggcacaaatggacttACGTTTTCCAAACTCGAAAAATGCCCATGGTGGAACACATGGAGTAGGAGatgaaggagggtcaagtgggggTGATACGGTGGAGGTTAATAGTGAGGGGAACGAATTCATGGACTTTTATGAGAGTGATGAAGTGCAAGAACAAGAGGATAGTGATCTTGGAGGGGAAGATAACAACCAATGAAGATCTTCatgagctaggtggagcgggcatgaggcactCACCAAGGCCAAAGTGAAGTTTCTTTCCTTTTTCCCTCTCATTTTTCATAACAAGAATTTCATGCTTTGTTAACTTATTTTATAATTGATTGTT
Protein-coding sequences here:
- the LOC141619350 gene encoding uncharacterized protein LOC141619350; this encodes MGICGDTVCCICGVQNESHTHIFFECAYSQACLALLNGVFQTAIPPHNVIHWWLKLRLKNLLRKKIIAAGIQSLIYNIWEMRNKSRVDGVLLRPERLIEKILMDLKLRLQVVHAAGKITDSYKAWI